Proteins encoded in a region of the Coffea eugenioides isolate CCC68of chromosome 4, Ceug_1.0, whole genome shotgun sequence genome:
- the LOC113768740 gene encoding cytochrome P450 CYP82D47-like, which yields MAEKYGPIFALRIGMTPALVVSNWESVKDCFTISDKALSSRPESVFAETLCFGNASMGFAPYGPYWREMRKIVFLDLLSTRGLEKVRHVRVSEVDNTMKELFSIFSKANNVGGKSSTASPVKVELRKLFENFSMNLIVKKVSGMRYNETEVGTNKDAQVRKVFKAFVHYAGQFFVSDLIPIPFLKWLDIGGHIKSMKGFAKELDAVVQDLWDEHTQRRMKSETIDEKDFMDVLLSKIQSESVFGYSRETAIKATVMTMLVAGFDSTSTHLTWLMSLLLNHPHVMKKAQEEIDRHVGKDRWVEESDIKSLAYIQAISKETFRLYPPPISVPRQAIEDCTVGGYLIPKNTLLVVNVWKLHRDPRVWSEPDKFLPERFLNSCNGPRKMHDDGYSLDYAFTPFGSGRRSCPGMLMATQVIYLIVARLLQGFEFTTPSNLPVDMTEGLGTHLSKTTPLEVLIKPRLPNHALYE from the exons ATGGCTGAGAAATACGGCCCTATCTTCGCCTTACGCATTGGTATGACACCAGCCCTTGTTGTGAGCAACTGGGAATCGGTTAAAGATTGCTTTACCATCAGTGACAAAGCCCTTTCCTCACGCCCTGAATCAGTTTTTGCTGAAACTCTTTGTTTTGGCAATGCATCTATGGGTTTTGCACCGTACGGTCCCTATTGGCGCGAGATGCGAAAGATAGTTTTTCTTGACTTACTTTCAACTCGGGGGCTTGAGAAAGTCAGGCATGTCCGAGTCTCAGAGGTCGATAATACCATGAAAGAACTGTTCTCAATTTTCAGTAAGGCCAACAATGTTGGTGGGAAAAGTAGTACAGCAAGTCCAGTCAAAGTGGAATTGAGGAAGCTGTTTGAGAATTTCTCAATGAATCTTATTGTGAAGAAAGTTTCCGGGATGAGATACAATGAAACTGAAGTTGGCACAAATAAAGATGCTCAAGTGCGGAAAGTTTTTAAGGCATTTGTACACTATGCCGGGCAATTTTTTGTGTCCGATCTCATTCCAATTCCATTTTTGAAATGGCTTGATATAGGAGGGCacattaagtccatgaagggGTTCGCGAAAGAACTTGACGCTGTTGTTCAGGATTTGTGGGATGAGCATACTCAGCGAAGGATGAAGAGTGAGACAATAGATGAGAAAGACTTCATGGATGTGTTGCTTTCAAAAATCCAAAGCGAGTCTGTGTTTGGATACTCGAGGGAGACTGCGATCAAGGCCACAGTCATG ACTATGCTCGTAGCAGGATTTGACAGCACATCAACACACTTAACATGGCTCATGTCCCTGTTACTAAACCATCCACACGTCATGAAGAAAGCGCAGGAAGAGATAGATAGACATGTTGGTAAAGACAGATGGGTAGAAGAATCAGATATCAAGAGTTTGGCCTACATTCAAGCTATTTCGAAAGAAACATTCCGCCTATATCCACCACCTATATCCGTGCCACGCCAAGCCATCGAAGATTGTACTGTTGGCGGATACCTCATTCCAAAAAATACTTTATTGGTGGTGAACGTGTGGAAACTGCATCGCGACCCAAGAGTTTGGTCGGAACCAGATAAGTTTTTACCAGAGAGATTCTTGAATAGTTGCAATGGTCCCCGAAAGATGCATGACGATGGCTATAGCCTCGATTATGCCTTCACCCCTTTTGGCTCTGGAAGACGATCATGTCCAGGAATGCTAATGGCAACACAGGTGATATACTTGATCGTTGCCCGATTGCTGCAGGGTTTTGAATTCACAACCCCATCAAACTTACCAGTGGACATGACTGAAGGTTTGGGTACGCACTTGAGCAAGACTACTCCACTAGAGGTGCTCATCAAGCCACGCCTGCCTAATCATGCACTTTATGAATAA